CGCAGCTTCGGGATCCGTTATCATGGCATCCGGCAGATGTCTCGGCGTGAGGGTGCCGTCATCCTGGTAAGTACGATCCGCAAACACTTCGCTTGCTGTGCGAAGCCCTGCCCTTTCCCCCGCCGCGATTAACTCGCTGCCCGCCAACCCATACAGAATGAGTGTTGGATCGATATGCTTGATCGCCGATGCAATCGCATCCGCAAGGGGTCTGGAGGTTGCTGCCATATTATACAGAGCACCGTGAGGTTTTACATGCTGCAGCCCAGACCCTTCCTGTATCGCAAAAGCCATCAGGGCTCCAATCTGATAGGTTACCATGTCATAAGCTTCGGCAGGCGTTATCTCCATTCTTCTTCTTCCGAAGCCAGCCAGATCGGGCAAGCCAGGGTGCGCGCCGATTGCGGCACCGCTCTCAATCGCTTGACGGACCGTTGCCCTCATGACAGCCGGATCACCTGCATGAAATCCGCAAGCAATGTTTGCCGAAGTTATACAGCGAAGAAGCTCCGTATCATGGCCTAACTTGTAAGCACCGTAGCTCTCTCCCATATCGCAGTTCAGGTCCACTCGAACCATGCTGACTCACCACTCCTTTAATTTAAGCTTGATCATGGCCTCCAACATCCGAAACTCTCGAACGTGAGCCGTATAAAGCTGTTCTGCTTCTGCCAACGAAATACCCGCAAAACGAATTGCTGCCCCAGGAGACAGCTGAGCGATCAGCGAAATATCAACGGTCGCCACTTGCGCAATTTTGGGATAACCTCCAAGCGTCTGCCGATCCGCCATTAGAATGATGGGCCGGCCATCTGCGGGTACCTGTACCGTTCCAAGGGCTACCGGCTCGGATATATATTCCTTTGCATGGCTTAGTTGAAGCGGCGGACCGGACAACCTGTAGCCCATACGGTCCGATTGCGGAGTTACGGTGAACTGTTCTTCGAACAGCGCCTGCTTGCTGATGGCGTCAAAGTCATCATATTGACGCCCTTTCAGCACGCGTATCACCGCCTCCTGCCTTGAACCAGGATACCCTTCAGCAGAAACGGCCCAATTCACGGTGAGGAAACCGCCGTAATCATCAAGGTAGCGTTCAGACATGACCAGAGGAAGCTGAGAAGGATGAGCAAATAGTGAATCTCCTTTCTTCAACGGCCTCCCTTCATATCCTCCGATTCCGGCCCTTAAATACGTACTCCTGCTGCTCATTACCTGGCAGACATCAAATCCGCCCGATACAGCCATATAAGCGCGGCAACCCGTTACCGGCTGTTGAAAGCTCAGAACACGGCCCGCTTTGATCAGCACGGGACGCCACATTGGAACTTTCACACCTTCAATCGAGAGTGATAGATCCCCGCCTGTAATGGCAACCCACCGATCGCTATGAAATTCAACCGCGAATCCTGACCATGTAATTTCCAGAACGGCCTGTTCATTCTCATTGCCAACTAGTCGATTGGCGATCCGATAAGCGGAATTATCCATTGCTCCTGCCGTGATAATCCCGTATCTGCCGTAACCCCGTCTTCCCGCATCCTGAAGAGTAACAAGAAGTCCTGACTTTAGTACGGTTATACTCATAGGCCCACTTCCCTTAACCGTTCAAATTCCTCAACTTGAATAGGCCGAAACCGGATATATTGCCCGCTCTTCAACAGCGTTGGCGGCTCGGCTTCGGGACGAAATAAAACGAGCGGCGTCCGGCCGATAATCTGCCACCCGCCCGGCGTTTCGATCGGATAAATGCCGGTTTGCGTGCCGGCGATTCCTACGGATCCAGCCGGGATTTGCAGCCGGGGAGTCTGTTTCCTCGGTGTCGCAATCTGCTCCGGGATACCTCCGACATAGGGGAAGCCGGGCGCGAATCCGATCGCGTAGATTAAGTAATCCTGCCCGGAATGAATACGAATGACATCCCTGGGAGATAGGTGGTTCTGCTGAGCCACTTCGTCCAGATCCGGCCCATAGTCGCCCCCATAACAAACCGGAATGTCAACAACCTCATATTTCGTGATGGTCTTCTCGCAAGCGCACGCCTCCATCCGCTGCTCCAGCATCGAACAGACGTAAGCAAACACGGTATCGAACCTCTCTGGCTTGCCGATCTTATCATAATCATAGTAAACCGCTACGCTCGTATACGAAGGGATGCATTCGATCCAGCCTGGAAAAGGGTTCTGTTCCATTCGCCTCGTCATAGCTG
Above is a window of Paenibacillus sp. FSL K6-1330 DNA encoding:
- a CDS encoding 5-oxoprolinase subunit PxpA — its product is MVRVDLNCDMGESYGAYKLGHDTELLRCITSANIACGFHAGDPAVMRATVRQAIESGAAIGAHPGLPDLAGFGRRRMEITPAEAYDMVTYQIGALMAFAIQEGSGLQHVKPHGALYNMAATSRPLADAIASAIKHIDPTLILYGLAGSELIAAGERAGLRTASEVFADRTYQDDGTLTPRHLPDAMITDPEAAVTQVVRMVKDRVVVSLSGKVIPITADTVCIHGDGAHASLFASTLRSRLEAEGISVQALL
- a CDS encoding biotin-dependent carboxyltransferase family protein; this encodes MSITVLKSGLLVTLQDAGRRGYGRYGIITAGAMDNSAYRIANRLVGNENEQAVLEITWSGFAVEFHSDRWVAITGGDLSLSIEGVKVPMWRPVLIKAGRVLSFQQPVTGCRAYMAVSGGFDVCQVMSSRSTYLRAGIGGYEGRPLKKGDSLFAHPSQLPLVMSERYLDDYGGFLTVNWAVSAEGYPGSRQEAVIRVLKGRQYDDFDAISKQALFEEQFTVTPQSDRMGYRLSGPPLQLSHAKEYISEPVALGTVQVPADGRPIILMADRQTLGGYPKIAQVATVDISLIAQLSPGAAIRFAGISLAEAEQLYTAHVREFRMLEAMIKLKLKEW
- the pxpB gene encoding 5-oxoprolinase subunit PxpB: MSKSYSFFPLGDSAVLVQFEDIVSEKVHRQVTAMTRRMEQNPFPGWIECIPSYTSVAVYYDYDKIGKPERFDTVFAYVCSMLEQRMEACACEKTITKYEVVDIPVCYGGDYGPDLDEVAQQNHLSPRDVIRIHSGQDYLIYAIGFAPGFPYVGGIPEQIATPRKQTPRLQIPAGSVGIAGTQTGIYPIETPGGWQIIGRTPLVLFRPEAEPPTLLKSGQYIRFRPIQVEEFERLREVGL